In Actinomyces radicidentis, one genomic interval encodes:
- the rpsR gene encoding 30S ribosomal protein S18, whose product MAKPQLRKPKKKVGPVKAIKVGTIDYKDTATLRKFISDRGKIRARRVTGVSVQEQRKIAKAVKNAREMALLPYSSSAR is encoded by the coding sequence ATGGCGAAGCCTCAGCTTCGTAAGCCGAAGAAGAAGGTCGGCCCGGTCAAGGCCATCAAGGTCGGCACCATCGACTACAAGGACACCGCCACGCTGCGGAAGTTCATCTCCGACCGCGGCAAGATCCGCGCCCGCCGCGTCACCGGCGTCTCCGTCCAGGAGCAGCGCAAGATCGCCAAGGCCGTGAAGAACGCCCGCGAGATGGCTCTGCTGCCCTACTCGAGCTCTGCTCGCTGA
- the rplI gene encoding 50S ribosomal protein L9, with the protein MTTKLILTHDVSNLGTTGEVIEVKDGYARNYLVPRGLATPWTKGAQKQIDQMAEARRKRSIASLEQAQTGRAWLQENVVTVTATAGANGRLFGAVTTADLAEAVKAAGGPAIDRRKIEVVPPIKSTGRHSASVRLHEDVVAPLEVNVVAAR; encoded by the coding sequence ATGACCACCAAGCTCATCCTCACGCACGACGTCTCCAACCTCGGCACCACCGGCGAGGTCATCGAGGTCAAGGACGGCTATGCCCGTAACTACCTCGTGCCCCGCGGCCTGGCCACCCCGTGGACCAAGGGCGCCCAGAAGCAGATCGACCAGATGGCCGAGGCTCGTCGCAAGCGCTCCATCGCCTCCCTCGAGCAGGCCCAGACGGGTCGCGCCTGGCTGCAGGAGAACGTCGTCACGGTCACCGCGACCGCCGGCGCCAACGGCCGGCTCTTCGGCGCCGTCACCACCGCGGACCTCGCCGAGGCCGTCAAGGCCGCCGGCGGCCCCGCTATCGACCGCCGCAAGATCGAGGTCGTCCCCCCGATCAAGTCGACCGGCCGCCACAGCGCCTCCGTGCGTCTGCACGAGGACGTCGTCGCGCCCCTCGAGGTCAACGTCGTCGCCGCTCGCTGA